One genomic region from Blattabacterium cuenoti encodes:
- the odhB gene encoding 2-oxoglutarate dehydrogenase complex dihydrolipoyllysine-residue succinyltransferase: MITKVKVPSPGESITEVEISTWFVKDGDYVSKGQTIAEIDSDKATLEISAEENGVINLMVKKGEKIQVGDVLCLIDTSKECKKEFHQNKNDEKEFHSVNAKILSPASKKILKEKNIPIESVQGTGKDGRITKADCVFIENQTFSSSVERSITIYRSKTRTLLSSLRRKLAERLVSIKNETASLTTFNEVDMQEVFLIRKKYKEIFQERHGVHLGFMSFFTLSCVRALKMYPDVNAMISGEEKINFEYCDISIAISGPKGLMVPVIRNAEHLSFRGIEQEINKLSTRIQNGTISIDEMTGGTFTITNGGVFGSMLSTPIINPPQSAILGMHKIMERPVAINGSVEIRPIMYLALSYDHRIIDGRESVGFLKAVKESIENPIKFLMRGSEKNIHKILEL; the protein is encoded by the coding sequence ATGATAACAAAGGTCAAAGTCCCTTCGCCAGGAGAATCAATAACGGAAGTAGAGATTTCAACATGGTTTGTTAAAGATGGTGATTATGTTTCTAAAGGTCAAACAATAGCAGAAATAGATTCAGATAAGGCTACTTTAGAAATTTCTGCAGAAGAGAATGGGGTGATAAACTTAATGGTAAAAAAAGGAGAAAAAATACAAGTTGGAGATGTTTTATGCCTTATCGATACTTCTAAAGAATGCAAAAAAGAATTTCATCAAAATAAAAATGATGAAAAAGAGTTTCATTCCGTAAATGCGAAAATTCTTTCTCCAGCTTCAAAAAAAATTTTAAAAGAAAAGAATATTCCTATAGAATCTGTTCAAGGGACAGGTAAAGATGGAAGAATTACAAAAGCAGATTGTGTTTTTATTGAAAATCAAACTTTTTCATCGTCTGTAGAGAGATCTATTACAATATATAGATCAAAAACAAGAACACTTCTTTCTTCTCTAAGAAGAAAGCTTGCTGAAAGATTAGTATCTATAAAAAATGAAACGGCTTCACTAACTACATTCAATGAAGTTGATATGCAAGAAGTTTTTCTTATAAGAAAAAAATATAAAGAAATTTTTCAAGAAAGACATGGAGTACATTTAGGTTTCATGTCTTTTTTTACTCTTTCTTGTGTTAGAGCATTGAAAATGTATCCAGATGTTAATGCTATGATTAGTGGAGAAGAAAAAATAAATTTTGAATATTGTGACATTAGTATCGCTATATCTGGCCCTAAAGGGTTAATGGTTCCTGTCATACGAAATGCGGAACATTTATCATTTCGTGGAATAGAACAGGAAATCAATAAATTATCAACACGCATTCAAAATGGAACAATATCCATAGATGAAATGACAGGAGGAACTTTTACCATTACTAATGGCGGAGTTTTTGGATCCATGTTATCTACTCCAATTATAAATCCACCACAAAGTGCCATATTGGGAATGCATAAAATTATGGAAAGACCTGTAGCGATTAATGGATCTGTTGAAATACGTCCTATTATGTATTTAGCTTTATCTTACGATCATAGAATAATCGATGGACGGGAATCTGTTGGATTTTTAAAAGCTGTCAAAGAATCTATAGAAAATCCAATAAAATTTTTAATGAGAGGAAGTGAAAAAAACATTCATAAAATATTAGAATTATAA
- a CDS encoding 2-oxoglutarate dehydrogenase E1 component — protein sequence MSDRFSFLNTIHFKDLEFLYNKYKKDPNSIEKSWSAFFHGFDFGEENYKTVRQSINQENQKKFFNFKNDNGIGIIHKEFLVLNLIHAYKKRGHFFTHTNPIRERRKYFPSLDLKNFGLSEKELDVFFEAGKLIGIGKTSLRNIINYLKNIYCGSIGIEYMYISDSKKIQWIEKWFQKEKLQFSAEEKKFFLRKLNEAVAFENFIHTKFVGQKRFSIEGNESALPALEEIIEYTSRKYLTEDFIIGMSHRGRLNLLSNFFQKNYSQIFSEFQGKEYKEKTFSGDVKYHLGFSKVRKNRQGRCIKMNLVPNPSHLESVDAIVEGIARAKIDIIYNQNSNSEKIIPILIHGDAALSGQGIVYEVIQLSKLKGYKTGGTIHIVLNNQIGFTTNYTEGRSSIYCTDVAKVVLSPVLHVNADDVESVIRAIHFAVDFRMEYHEDVFIDLLGYRKYGHNEGDEPRFTQPSLYKAISKHTNSYNLYKQKLEKEGIINNDDIINMEKEYEQILNGGYNDARNIKWNVLNSFLEEEWKSFPIVSSDEDIFKRVDTQIPTKKIIDISNKIFSLPKKKKFFKKTESIFQQRLEMIGKKLVDWSMAELLAYGTLLDEGVHIRLSGEDVARGTFSQRHSIIKTEEEEEIILLNQIRMGQGKMQVYNSPLSEYGVLGFDYGYAMYSPHVLTLWEAQFGDFGNGGQIIIDQYISSGENKWKISNGIVLLLPHGYEGQGPEHSSARVERYLQLCANNNLFVVNCTTPANFYHLLRRQMKLKYRKPLIVFTPKSLLRNAKCLSTIEDLSKGKFQEILDDTSVIDINQITRLIFCSGKIYYELLNKKEALKDEKTALIRIEQIYPLKMEKIKELLAKYKNKREVIWVQEEPENMGLWSFILRKLENIISFNLIAPSESSSPSTGSYLDFLKIQNKILKKAFF from the coding sequence ATGAGTGATAGATTTTCTTTTCTAAATACCATTCATTTTAAAGATTTAGAATTTCTATATAACAAGTATAAAAAAGATCCTAATTCAATAGAAAAAAGTTGGAGTGCTTTTTTTCATGGATTTGATTTTGGAGAAGAAAACTATAAAACCGTTCGTCAATCAATCAATCAAGAAAATCAGAAAAAATTTTTCAATTTTAAGAATGATAACGGGATTGGGATTATCCACAAGGAATTTTTAGTATTGAATTTGATTCATGCTTATAAAAAAAGAGGTCATTTTTTTACTCACACGAATCCTATACGAGAAAGAAGAAAATATTTTCCTTCTTTGGATTTAAAAAATTTCGGATTATCTGAAAAAGAACTTGACGTTTTTTTTGAAGCTGGAAAATTAATAGGTATTGGAAAGACTTCATTGAGAAATATAATCAATTATCTAAAAAATATTTATTGTGGTTCTATAGGAATAGAATACATGTATATTTCTGATTCCAAAAAAATTCAATGGATTGAAAAATGGTTTCAAAAAGAAAAACTGCAATTTTCTGCAGAAGAGAAAAAGTTTTTTTTGAGAAAATTAAATGAAGCAGTTGCATTTGAAAATTTTATTCACACCAAATTTGTAGGTCAAAAAAGGTTTTCTATAGAAGGAAATGAATCAGCATTACCTGCATTAGAAGAGATCATTGAATATACATCAAGAAAATATTTAACAGAAGATTTTATAATTGGAATGTCACATAGGGGACGTTTAAATCTTCTTTCTAATTTTTTTCAAAAAAATTATTCTCAAATATTTAGTGAATTTCAAGGGAAAGAGTACAAAGAAAAAACCTTTTCTGGTGATGTAAAATATCACCTAGGATTTTCTAAAGTTAGAAAAAATCGTCAAGGACGATGCATTAAAATGAATTTGGTTCCAAATCCTTCACATTTAGAATCTGTAGATGCCATTGTAGAAGGAATTGCACGTGCAAAAATAGATATTATTTATAATCAAAATAGTAATTCCGAAAAAATTATTCCTATTTTAATTCATGGAGATGCAGCATTGTCAGGTCAGGGAATTGTATATGAAGTGATACAATTATCTAAATTAAAAGGATATAAAACTGGAGGAACAATTCATATTGTACTTAATAATCAAATAGGTTTTACCACAAATTATACTGAAGGACGTTCTAGTATTTATTGCACTGATGTAGCAAAAGTCGTACTTTCTCCAGTATTGCATGTTAATGCAGATGATGTTGAATCTGTTATACGAGCAATTCATTTTGCTGTAGATTTTAGAATGGAATATCATGAAGATGTTTTTATAGATCTACTTGGATATAGAAAATATGGACATAATGAGGGGGATGAACCTCGATTCACTCAACCTTCTTTATACAAAGCTATTTCAAAACATACAAATTCTTATAATCTGTATAAACAAAAATTAGAAAAAGAAGGAATCATTAATAATGATGATATAATCAATATGGAAAAAGAATATGAACAGATTCTGAATGGAGGATATAATGATGCAAGAAACATTAAATGGAATGTGTTGAATTCTTTTCTAGAAGAAGAATGGAAAAGTTTTCCTATAGTATCTAGTGATGAAGATATTTTTAAAAGAGTAGATACACAAATTCCAACGAAAAAAATTATAGATATATCCAATAAAATTTTTTCTCTTCCCAAAAAGAAAAAATTCTTTAAAAAAACGGAATCCATTTTTCAACAAAGATTAGAAATGATTGGAAAAAAATTAGTGGATTGGAGTATGGCAGAATTACTGGCTTATGGAACACTTTTGGATGAAGGAGTTCATATTCGTTTATCAGGTGAAGATGTGGCAAGAGGAACATTCTCTCAGCGTCATTCTATTATAAAAACAGAAGAAGAAGAAGAAATTATTCTTCTAAATCAGATACGTATGGGACAAGGAAAAATGCAGGTATATAATTCTCCTCTTTCAGAATATGGGGTATTGGGTTTTGATTATGGATATGCTATGTATTCTCCTCATGTTTTAACTTTATGGGAAGCTCAATTTGGAGATTTTGGAAATGGAGGACAAATCATCATAGATCAATATATTTCCTCTGGAGAAAATAAATGGAAAATTAGCAATGGAATTGTATTATTACTTCCCCATGGATATGAAGGACAAGGACCGGAACATTCCTCTGCACGTGTAGAACGTTATTTGCAACTTTGTGCCAATAACAATTTGTTTGTGGTGAATTGCACAACTCCAGCTAATTTCTATCATCTTTTAAGAAGACAAATGAAGTTAAAATATCGCAAACCTCTTATAGTTTTTACTCCTAAAAGTTTACTTAGAAATGCAAAATGCCTGTCTACAATAGAAGATCTTTCTAAAGGAAAATTTCAAGAAATTTTGGATGATACTTCAGTGATAGATATTAATCAAATTACTAGATTAATTTTTTGTTCTGGAAAAATATATTATGAATTACTTAATAAAAAAGAAGCCCTGAAAGATGAAAAAACAGCATTGATTCGTATAGAACAAATCTATCCATTGAAAATGGAAAAAATTAAAGAATTACTTGCTAAATACAAAAATAAAAGAGAAGTTATTTGGGTACAGGAAGAACCAGAAAATATGGGATTGTGGAGTTTTATTTTAAGAAAATTAGAAAATATAATTTCATTTAATTTAATTGCTCCATCTGAGAGTTCTAGTCCATCTACAGGATCTTATCTAGATTTTTTGAAAATTCAAAATAAAATATTAAAAAAAGCTTTTTTTTGA
- a CDS encoding alpha/beta hydrolase, giving the protein MLLKNQLSIKHIIKKPNNEKETALFLMIHGYGSNERDLFFLKKDLPENFFIISIQGIYSIGIDKYSWYDIDFSNEKKFINILQAQKTIEKISFFIDEAIQEYQLKENQVWLCGFSQGAILSYVLALKKPNKIKKVIALSGYLEKSLLPEKMNTNLYTDLEFFISHGKYDTVIPLNWTKRGLKFLKKKKILSLHYKEYESGHTLNSLNYQDLMNWIKEKHIYSE; this is encoded by the coding sequence ATGCTTTTAAAAAATCAACTTTCTATTAAACATATTATAAAAAAACCGAACAATGAAAAAGAAACTGCTCTTTTTTTGATGATTCACGGATATGGAAGCAATGAAAGAGATCTTTTTTTTCTCAAAAAAGATCTTCCTGAAAATTTTTTCATAATTAGTATTCAAGGAATTTATTCCATTGGAATAGATAAATATTCTTGGTATGATATTGATTTTTCTAATGAAAAAAAATTTATTAATATTTTGCAAGCTCAAAAAACTATTGAAAAAATATCTTTTTTTATAGATGAAGCTATTCAAGAGTATCAATTAAAAGAAAATCAAGTTTGGTTATGTGGTTTTAGTCAAGGTGCTATTTTGAGTTATGTTTTAGCCTTAAAAAAACCTAATAAGATAAAAAAAGTAATTGCTTTAAGTGGATATTTGGAAAAAAGTCTTTTGCCGGAAAAAATGAATACAAATCTTTATACTGATTTAGAATTTTTTATATCTCATGGAAAATATGATACAGTAATTCCTTTGAATTGGACAAAAAGAGGATTAAAATTTCTTAAGAAAAAGAAAATACTTTCTTTACATTACAAAGAATATGAATCTGGACATACTTTAAATAGTTTAAATTACCAAGATCTTATGAATTGGATTAAAGAAAAACATATTTATTCTGAATAA